In a single window of the Cucumis melo cultivar AY chromosome 11, USDA_Cmelo_AY_1.0, whole genome shotgun sequence genome:
- the LOC103502092 gene encoding probable protein S-acyltransferase 15 isoform X2, giving the protein MAGSHRPLHSLSNTCFAYSKHPISCSSLLLRFVLLHSTPTFRRLLRVRSSAPAFVFFSVLFVWLVYIAFVRQDASLLMNLLFNGQIILLIFGLCRMLFSDPGLVSHNPSPSDAIPQSLVLEIDTHHQDIGLGDRLRCCPICKTYVKGFDHHCPAFGNCIGHKNYVLFMVLLFGFIWTEATYITCLSQYSAESELLDGDGARLEVNFSRKVARSTMLFSILQLVWQVAFFSWHVYCICFNIRTDEWIHWKRYPEFQIVVQSEQGQRSSEMKFRNPYDKGILQNVKEFMVSKQ; this is encoded by the exons ATGGCCGGATCTCATCGGCCGTTGCATAGTCTCTCTAATACTTGTTTTGCTTACTCAAAGCACCCAATTTCTTGTTCCTCACTTCTTCTCCGATTTGTCCTTCTTCATTCAACTCCTACTTTCAg GCGGCTTCTTCGAGTCCGCTCGTCTGCTCCGGCGTTCGTTTTCTTCAGTGTACTTTTTGTCTGGCTGGTTTACATAGCTTTTGTTCGACAAG ATGCTTCGCTTTTGATGAATCTTCTGTTTAATGGGCAGATAATCTTGCTCATCTTTGGCCTTTGCAG GATGTTATTCAGTGATCCTGGTTTGGTGTCACATAATCCATCGCCTTCAGATGCAATTCCCCAAAGTTTAGTTTTAGAAATTGACACTCACCATCAG GATATTGGATTGGGTGATAGATTGAGATGCTGTCCAATATGCAAGACATATGTGAAAGGCTTTGACCACCATTGCCCCGCATTCGGAAATTGTATTG GGCATAAAAATTATGTCCTCTTCATGGTTTTACTATTTGGGTTTATCTGGACTGAAGCTACGTACATAACGTGCTTATCTCAAT ATTCGGCTGAGTCTGAACTTCTTGATGGTGATGGAGCTAGGTTAGAG GTCAATTTCTCAAGGAAAGTGGCCAGGAGCACCATGCTATTCTCCATTCTACAATTAGTATGGCAG GTGGCGTTCTTCTCGTGGCATGTATATTGTATCTGCTTCAATATTAGAACGGACGAATGG ATTCATTGGAAGAGGTATCCAGAATTTCAAATTGTTGTTCAATCTGAGCAGG GCCAAAGGTCCAGTGAAATGAAGTTCAGAAACCCATATGACAAAGGAATTTTACAGAATGTAAAGGAGTTCATGGTTTCAAAACAATGA
- the LOC103502092 gene encoding uncharacterized protein LOC103502092 isoform X4: protein MVELHDRKKPAKWPDLIGRCIVSLILVLLTQSTQFLVPHFFSDLSFFIQLLLSAMMLLTVASAAGWCRRLLRVRSSAPAFVFFSVLFVWLVYIAFVRQDASLLMNLLFNGQIILLIFGLCRMLFSDPGLVSHNPSPSDAIPQSLVLEIDTHHQDIGLGDRLRCCPICKTYVKGFDHHCPAFGNCIGHKNYVLFMVLLFGFIWTEATYITCLSQYSAESELLDGDGARLEVNFSRKVARSTMLFSILQLVWQNGRMDSLEEVSRISNCCSI from the exons ATGGTGGAATTACATGACCGGAAGAAACCGGCCAAATGGCCGGATCTCATCGGCCGTTGCATAGTCTCTCTAATACTTGTTTTGCTTACTCAAAGCACCCAATTTCTTGTTCCTCACTTCTTCTCCGATTTGTCCTTCTTCATTCAACTCCTACTTTCAg CTATGATGCTTCTAACTGTTGCAAGCGCTGCTGGATGGTGCAGGCGGCTTCTTCGAGTCCGCTCGTCTGCTCCGGCGTTCGTTTTCTTCAGTGTACTTTTTGTCTGGCTGGTTTACATAGCTTTTGTTCGACAAG ATGCTTCGCTTTTGATGAATCTTCTGTTTAATGGGCAGATAATCTTGCTCATCTTTGGCCTTTGCAG GATGTTATTCAGTGATCCTGGTTTGGTGTCACATAATCCATCGCCTTCAGATGCAATTCCCCAAAGTTTAGTTTTAGAAATTGACACTCACCATCAG GATATTGGATTGGGTGATAGATTGAGATGCTGTCCAATATGCAAGACATATGTGAAAGGCTTTGACCACCATTGCCCCGCATTCGGAAATTGTATTG GGCATAAAAATTATGTCCTCTTCATGGTTTTACTATTTGGGTTTATCTGGACTGAAGCTACGTACATAACGTGCTTATCTCAAT ATTCGGCTGAGTCTGAACTTCTTGATGGTGATGGAGCTAGGTTAGAG GTCAATTTCTCAAGGAAAGTGGCCAGGAGCACCATGCTATTCTCCATTCTACAATTAGTATGGCAG AACGGACGAATGG ATTCATTGGAAGAGGTATCCAGAATTTCAAATTGTTGTTCAATCTGA
- the LOC103502092 gene encoding probable protein S-acyltransferase 15 isoform X1 yields MVELHDRKKPAKWPDLIGRCIVSLILVLLTQSTQFLVPHFFSDLSFFIQLLLSAMMLLTVASAAGWCRRLLRVRSSAPAFVFFSVLFVWLVYIAFVRQDASLLMNLLFNGQIILLIFGLCRMLFSDPGLVSHNPSPSDAIPQSLVLEIDTHHQDIGLGDRLRCCPICKTYVKGFDHHCPAFGNCIGHKNYVLFMVLLFGFIWTEATYITCLSQYSAESELLDGDGARLEVNFSRKVARSTMLFSILQLVWQVAFFSWHVYCICFNIRTDEWIHWKRYPEFQIVVQSEQGQRSSEMKFRNPYDKGILQNVKEFMVSKQ; encoded by the exons ATGGTGGAATTACATGACCGGAAGAAACCGGCCAAATGGCCGGATCTCATCGGCCGTTGCATAGTCTCTCTAATACTTGTTTTGCTTACTCAAAGCACCCAATTTCTTGTTCCTCACTTCTTCTCCGATTTGTCCTTCTTCATTCAACTCCTACTTTCAg CTATGATGCTTCTAACTGTTGCAAGCGCTGCTGGATGGTGCAGGCGGCTTCTTCGAGTCCGCTCGTCTGCTCCGGCGTTCGTTTTCTTCAGTGTACTTTTTGTCTGGCTGGTTTACATAGCTTTTGTTCGACAAG ATGCTTCGCTTTTGATGAATCTTCTGTTTAATGGGCAGATAATCTTGCTCATCTTTGGCCTTTGCAG GATGTTATTCAGTGATCCTGGTTTGGTGTCACATAATCCATCGCCTTCAGATGCAATTCCCCAAAGTTTAGTTTTAGAAATTGACACTCACCATCAG GATATTGGATTGGGTGATAGATTGAGATGCTGTCCAATATGCAAGACATATGTGAAAGGCTTTGACCACCATTGCCCCGCATTCGGAAATTGTATTG GGCATAAAAATTATGTCCTCTTCATGGTTTTACTATTTGGGTTTATCTGGACTGAAGCTACGTACATAACGTGCTTATCTCAAT ATTCGGCTGAGTCTGAACTTCTTGATGGTGATGGAGCTAGGTTAGAG GTCAATTTCTCAAGGAAAGTGGCCAGGAGCACCATGCTATTCTCCATTCTACAATTAGTATGGCAG GTGGCGTTCTTCTCGTGGCATGTATATTGTATCTGCTTCAATATTAGAACGGACGAATGG ATTCATTGGAAGAGGTATCCAGAATTTCAAATTGTTGTTCAATCTGAGCAGG GCCAAAGGTCCAGTGAAATGAAGTTCAGAAACCCATATGACAAAGGAATTTTACAGAATGTAAAGGAGTTCATGGTTTCAAAACAATGA
- the LOC103502092 gene encoding uncharacterized protein LOC103502092 isoform X3 — protein MAGSHRPLHSLSNTCFAYSKHPISCSSLLLRFVLLHSTPTFSYDASNCCKRCWMVQAASSSPLVCSGVRFLQCTFCLAGLHSFCSTRMLFSDPGLVSHNPSPSDAIPQSLVLEIDTHHQDIGLGDRLRCCPICKTYVKGFDHHCPAFGNCIGHKNYVLFMVLLFGFIWTEATYITCLSQYSAESELLDGDGARLEVNFSRKVARSTMLFSILQLVWQVAFFSWHVYCICFNIRTDEWIHWKRYPEFQIVVQSEQGQRSSEMKFRNPYDKGILQNVKEFMVSKQ, from the exons ATGGCCGGATCTCATCGGCCGTTGCATAGTCTCTCTAATACTTGTTTTGCTTACTCAAAGCACCCAATTTCTTGTTCCTCACTTCTTCTCCGATTTGTCCTTCTTCATTCAACTCCTACTTTCAg CTATGATGCTTCTAACTGTTGCAAGCGCTGCTGGATGGTGCAGGCGGCTTCTTCGAGTCCGCTCGTCTGCTCCGGCGTTCGTTTTCTTCAGTGTACTTTTTGTCTGGCTGGTTTACATAGCTTTTGTTCGACAAG GATGTTATTCAGTGATCCTGGTTTGGTGTCACATAATCCATCGCCTTCAGATGCAATTCCCCAAAGTTTAGTTTTAGAAATTGACACTCACCATCAG GATATTGGATTGGGTGATAGATTGAGATGCTGTCCAATATGCAAGACATATGTGAAAGGCTTTGACCACCATTGCCCCGCATTCGGAAATTGTATTG GGCATAAAAATTATGTCCTCTTCATGGTTTTACTATTTGGGTTTATCTGGACTGAAGCTACGTACATAACGTGCTTATCTCAAT ATTCGGCTGAGTCTGAACTTCTTGATGGTGATGGAGCTAGGTTAGAG GTCAATTTCTCAAGGAAAGTGGCCAGGAGCACCATGCTATTCTCCATTCTACAATTAGTATGGCAG GTGGCGTTCTTCTCGTGGCATGTATATTGTATCTGCTTCAATATTAGAACGGACGAATGG ATTCATTGGAAGAGGTATCCAGAATTTCAAATTGTTGTTCAATCTGAGCAGG GCCAAAGGTCCAGTGAAATGAAGTTCAGAAACCCATATGACAAAGGAATTTTACAGAATGTAAAGGAGTTCATGGTTTCAAAACAATGA
- the LOC103502091 gene encoding putative E3 ubiquitin-protein ligase XBAT31 — protein sequence MGQGLSCSSSHENGLFNAVQCGDLEMVQLLLNNQPSLLHNTTLYDRQSPLHFAAANGQIEILSLLLERSVNPDLLNRHKQTPLMLAAMHGKISCLKKLLEVGANILKFDSLHGRTCLHYAAYYGHFDCLEAILSAAQSSPVAVSWGFVRFVNIRDGKGATPLHLAARQRRPECIHILLDNGALVSASTGGYGCQGSTPLHLAARGGSLDCIRELLAWGADRLQRDSTGRIPYVIAMKHRHGTCAALLNPSSTEPLVWPSPLKFINELNQEAKALLEQALMEANREREKNILKTNSPGLPSPSHSDAVDDNLSEISDEDTELCSICFEQASTIEVQNCGHVMCAQCTLSLCCHSKPNPTTACLTPPVCPFCRSNILHLVVAKTKREEVDDHEAINSKQRKGRKSHNFSEGGSSSFKGLSSMTSFGKIGAGRNSGRIAAEEDPSVDKLG from the exons ATGGGTCAGGGGCTGAGTTGCAGTTCGAGTCATGAGAATGGATTGTTTAATGCTGTACAGTGTGGGGATTTGGAGATGGTTCAACTTTTGTTGAATAACCAACCGTCTTTGTTGCATAATACCACTCTCTATGATCGTCAATCTCCCCTTCATTTTGCTGCTGCTAATGGGCAGATCGAG aTCCTCTCTTTACTTTTGGAACGATCTGTTAATCCGGATTTGTTGAATCGTCACAAACAG ACTCCACTTATGTTGGCAGCAATGCATGGGAAGATCTCTTGTTTGAAGAAACTCCTTGAAGTTGGAGCAAAT ATTTTAAAGTTTGATTCTCTTCACGGGAGAACTTGCTTGCATTATGCTGCTTATTATGGCCATTTTGATTGTTTAGAAGCCATCCTTTCTGCAGCTCAATCAAGCCCCGTTGCTGTTTCCTG GGGATTTGTACGATTTGTGAATATTAGAGATGGTAAAGGAGCAACCCCTTTACATTTAGCAGCTCGTCAAAGACGACCTGAATGTATTCATATTCTGTTGGATAATGGAGCTCTTGTTAGTGCTTCAACTGGTGGATATGG ATGCCAAGGAAGTACACCTCTTCATTTGGCAGCTCGTGGGGGTTCCTTGGATTGCATCAGGGAATTGTTAGCTTGGGGGGCGGATCGTCTTCAGAGAGATTCCACCGG GAGAATTCCCTATGTAATTGCTATGAAGCACAGACATGGAACTTGTGCAGCCTTGCTGAATCCTTCGTCCACAGAGCCACTTGTTTGGCCATCACCCTTGAAATTTATCAATGAGCTTAATCAAGAAGCAAAAGCTTTATTAGAACAGGCTCTAATGGAAGCCAAcagggagagagagaagaacATCTTGAAGACAAATTCTCCTGGACTACCCTCTCCATCGCATTCCGATGCAGTGGATGACAATTTGTCTGAG ATTAGTGATGAAGATACAGAATTATGCTCCATTTGCTTTGAACAAGCTTCCACAATTGAAGTCCAAAACTGTGGCCATGTCATGTGTGCTCAATGCACTCTTTCCCTTTGTTGCCACAGCAAACCGAACCCGACGACGGCATGCCTAACGCCACCGGTTTGCCCATTTTGTCGAAGCAACATTCTTCATTTGGTTGTTGCGAAAACCAAAAGGGAAGAAGTTGATGACCATGAAGCTATTAACTCCAAGCAGAGAAAGGGAAGGAAGTCCCACAACTTCAGTGAAGGTGGCAGTAGCAGCTTCAAGGGGTTGTCGTCAATGACCTCATTTGGGAAGATCGGTGCTGGCCGGAACTCTGGACGGATAGCTGCGGAAGAGGATCCGTCAGTTGATAAGCTTGGTTAA
- the LOC103502089 gene encoding 26S proteasome non-ATPase regulatory subunit 11 homolog: MSTSYLPATTESIAEALEAKNSSDSISILYRVLENPSSSPEALRIKEQAITNLSDLLRQENRAEDLRNLLTQLRPFFNLIPKAKTAKIVRGIIDAVAKIPNTSDLQISLCKEMVQWTRAEKRTFLRQRVEARLAALLMENKEYPEALNLLTGLIKEVRRLDDKLLLVDIDLLESKLHFSLRNLPKAKAALTAARTAANAIYVPPAQQGTIDLQSGILHAEEKDYKTAYSYFFEAFEAFNALEDPRAVFSLKYMLLCKIMVNQADDVAGIISSKAGLQYVGIELDAMKAVADAHSKRSLKLFETALRDYKAQLEEDPIVHRHLSSLYDTLLEQNLCRLIEPFSRVEIAHIAELIELPLDHVEKKLSQMILDKKFAGTLDQGAGCLIIFDDPKTDAIYPATLETISNIGKVVDSLYVRSAKIMA, translated from the coding sequence ATGTCGACCTCTTACCTACCTGCCACTACTGAGTCAATTGCTGAGGCATTAGAAGCTAAGAATTCCTCAGATTCTATATCAATCCTTTACCGTGTTCTTGAAAACCCTTCATCTTCTCCTGAGGCTCTACGGATAAAGGAACAGGCTATAACAAACCTTTCGGATCTTCTCAGACAGGAGAATCGTGCAGAGGATCTTCGGAACCTTTTGACTCAACTTAGGCCTTTCTTTAACTTGATTCCGAAAGCAAAAACAGCAAAAATTGTTCGAGGAATCATCGATGCTGTGGCTAAAATACCAAACACATCTGATCTGCAGATTTCCCTGTGTAAGGAAATGGTGCAGTGGACACGTGCAGAAAAGCGAACGTTTCTTCGGCAACGGGTTGAGGCCAGGCTTGCAGCTCTTTTGATGGAAAATAAGGAGTACCCTGAAGCCTTAAATCTCCTGACCGGATTAATCAAGGAAGTAAGAAGACTTGATGATAAGCTCCTCCTTGTAGACATAGATCTCTTGGAGAGCAAACTCCATTTTTCTCTGAGGAACCTCCCTAAAGCGAAGGCTGCACTTACTGCTGCAAGAACAGCTGCTAATGCCATATATGTTCCTCCAGCACAGCAGGGCACTATTGACTTGCAGAGTGGCATCCTTCACGCGGAAGAGAAAGATTACAAGACTGCTTACAGTTATTTCTTTGAAGCATTTGAAGCCTTCAATGCTCTTGAAGATCCCCGTGCTGTATTTAGCCTCAAATATATGTTGCTATGCAAAATTATGGTTAACCAGGCTGACGACGTGGCAGGAATAATATCATCAAAAGCAGGTCTACAATATGTGGGGATTGAGCTGGATGCCATGAAGGCTGTAGCTGATGCACATTCCAAGCGTTCGTTAAAGCTTTTTGAGACAGCTCTTAGAGATTATAAGGCTCAACTTGAGGAAGACCCTATTGTCCACAGGCATCTCTCTTCTCTCTATGACACTTTGTTGGAGCAAAATCTTTGCAGGTTGATCGAACCATTCTCAAGAGTAGAGATTGCTCATATTGCTGAACTGATCGAACTGCCCCTGGATCACGTGGAAAAGAAGTTGTCTCAGATGATTCTAGACAAAAAGTTTGCAGGGACTCTAGATCAAGGTGCTGGATGCCTAATCATTTTTGACGATCCAAAGACTGACGCCATATATCCAGCCACACTGGAAACCATTTCCAATATTGGCAAGGTTGTGGATAGCCTCTATGTTAGGTCAGCAAAGATAATGGCGTAA
- the LOC103502090 gene encoding uncharacterized protein At3g17950-like isoform X1: protein MAQQGDGWPLGLQPLNVRVGVPGNRDYLGSVSFNTLMTASPISFSDSSSDLDTESTGSFFHDKSITLGSLIGVSNILELSRRSIRGRRTESTKDKRSNAKSRTWFFSLCSRESTDADSIESGPSLGHFLAEERRAADENRRNNQSEIMYGADELELAQLGPEPNSLFINGCVAPPQSSIGSNAENGGTEPTNDNRVALICSCICGH, encoded by the exons ATGGCTCAACAG GGTGATGGATGGCCTCTTGGTCTACAGCCTCTGAATGTAAGAGTTGGAGTACCTGGAAATCGTGACTATTTGGGATCAGTGTCTTTCAACACTTTGATGACTGCTTCTCCTATTTCTTTCTCTGATTCTTCATCCGACTTGGACACTGAG TCAACAGGATCTTTCTTCCATGACAAGAGCATAACACTTGGGAGTCTCATAGGAGTTTCCAACATTTTAGAACTCTCAAGAAGGTCAATCAGGGGAAGAAGAACAGAGAGCACAAAGGACAAGAGGAGCAATGCCAAGTCTAGAACATGGTTTTTCTCTTTGTGTTCTAGGGAGAGTACCGATGCAGATAGCATCGAAAGTGGCCCGTCGTTAGGCCATTTCTTGGCAGAAGAAAGAAGAGCAGCCGACGAAAATCGGAGAAATAATCAGAGTGAAATCATGTATGGAGCAGATGAATTAGAATTAGCTCAGTTAGGTCCAGAGCCAAACTCCCTATTCATCAATGGCTGTGTGGCACCTCCTCAATCTAGCATTGGTTCAAATGCTGAAAATGGAGGAACTGAGCCTACAAATGACAATAGAGTTGCACTGATTTGTTCTTGCATTTGTGGACACTGA
- the LOC103502090 gene encoding uncharacterized protein At3g17950-like isoform X2, producing the protein MTASPISFSDSSSDLDTESTGSFFHDKSITLGSLIGVSNILELSRRSIRGRRTESTKDKRSNAKSRTWFFSLCSRESTDADSIESGPSLGHFLAEERRAADENRRNNQSEIMYGADELELAQLGPEPNSLFINGCVAPPQSSIGSNAENGGTEPTNDNRVALICSCICGH; encoded by the exons ATGACTGCTTCTCCTATTTCTTTCTCTGATTCTTCATCCGACTTGGACACTGAG TCAACAGGATCTTTCTTCCATGACAAGAGCATAACACTTGGGAGTCTCATAGGAGTTTCCAACATTTTAGAACTCTCAAGAAGGTCAATCAGGGGAAGAAGAACAGAGAGCACAAAGGACAAGAGGAGCAATGCCAAGTCTAGAACATGGTTTTTCTCTTTGTGTTCTAGGGAGAGTACCGATGCAGATAGCATCGAAAGTGGCCCGTCGTTAGGCCATTTCTTGGCAGAAGAAAGAAGAGCAGCCGACGAAAATCGGAGAAATAATCAGAGTGAAATCATGTATGGAGCAGATGAATTAGAATTAGCTCAGTTAGGTCCAGAGCCAAACTCCCTATTCATCAATGGCTGTGTGGCACCTCCTCAATCTAGCATTGGTTCAAATGCTGAAAATGGAGGAACTGAGCCTACAAATGACAATAGAGTTGCACTGATTTGTTCTTGCATTTGTGGACACTGA